The following are encoded together in the Pleurocapsa sp. FMAR1 genome:
- a CDS encoding DoxX family protein has protein sequence MLKSIIDLFASLYISFPIGVQGSTLLALRVGVGVLFVLHGYPKLNHLQIWSNALKMPIYLCFLSALSMFIGGFCLIVGLLTPLACVTISGSMVFALVLEIIQGLPFVAPDPYLIPEGEYEGANGKGEPPSQEKAFIFILMLTVLLVFGPGGFSIDAWLFGVAR, from the coding sequence ATGTTAAAATCAATCATAGATCTGTTCGCTTCACTCTACATTTCATTTCCTATTGGTGTTCAGGGGTCGACGTTATTGGCTTTGCGAGTCGGCGTAGGAGTATTGTTTGTCCTGCATGGCTATCCGAAACTAAATCATCTTCAAATCTGGTCTAATGCTTTAAAAATGCCAATTTATCTCTGCTTTCTATCGGCTTTATCGATGTTTATCGGTGGTTTTTGCCTAATTGTAGGCTTGTTGACTCCTCTTGCTTGTGTGACTATTTCGGGTTCGATGGTATTTGCGCTGGTTCTAGAAATTATTCAAGGATTACCTTTTGTAGCACCAGACCCCTATCTAATTCCCGAAGGAGAGTATGAAGGTGCGAACGGGAAAGGCGAACCTCCCAGCCAAGAGAAAGCATTCATTTTCATTCTAATGTTAACTGTACTCTTGGTTTTTGGTCCTGGAGGATTTTCAATTGATGCCTGGTTATTTGGCGTTGCTCGATGA
- a CDS encoding expansin EXLX1 family cellulose-binding protein: MPNESIDVSYSQVQDWGDVFQGEISIANKGNSSLANWDLEFDLPAEITNIWDAEITGKDNGHYTIENASWNREIAAGETITFGFTGNGDGKPQNFDIQGSSFDSPSTSDSLYSTSNASISSDLSLDETYQGRATFYDAANPAGGKVASGYDNLSGGALAGITAINNVQWNNSEASGGFLKVSGPKQREGADPIVVQIADYLYERADGLDLSAEAFAKVADPVDGVVNIDYELIGPGDGFKTPYGNTIGQGVVAEGISGSNPWYAAIRLNNHRYPVESVDILKDGGGTTSMTRGADNRFVFNSSSGISGPQDLLVTDIFGQQVTLDNINITGGDTADQVTGEQFDMI, translated from the coding sequence ATGCCGAATGAATCTATAGACGTCAGCTATTCCCAGGTACAAGACTGGGGCGATGTTTTTCAGGGAGAAATATCGATCGCTAACAAAGGTAATAGCAGCCTAGCTAATTGGGATCTTGAGTTTGATTTACCCGCTGAAATTACCAATATTTGGGATGCTGAAATAACAGGAAAAGACAACGGGCATTACACCATTGAAAATGCTTCGTGGAATCGTGAAATTGCTGCTGGCGAAACAATAACCTTTGGTTTTACTGGTAATGGCGATGGTAAACCGCAGAATTTTGATATACAAGGGTCGAGCTTTGATAGTCCTAGTACCAGCGATAGTCTCTATAGCACTTCTAATGCCAGCATAAGTTCTGATTTGTCGTTGGATGAGACTTATCAAGGACGGGCAACCTTCTACGATGCAGCTAACCCTGCTGGTGGGAAAGTTGCTTCTGGTTATGACAATCTTTCTGGAGGTGCTTTGGCGGGAATTACTGCCATCAATAATGTGCAGTGGAATAACTCAGAAGCCAGTGGTGGTTTCTTGAAAGTGTCTGGGCCAAAACAAAGAGAAGGTGCAGATCCCATTGTAGTTCAGATTGCCGATTACCTGTACGAACGTGCCGATGGTTTGGATTTGAGTGCCGAAGCTTTTGCTAAGGTTGCCGATCCTGTTGATGGCGTAGTAAATATTGATTATGAACTAATTGGGCCTGGAGACGGCTTCAAAACCCCTTATGGCAACACAATTGGTCAGGGGGTTGTAGCTGAAGGTATTTCTGGATCTAATCCTTGGTATGCTGCAATCAGATTAAATAACCATCGCTATCCAGTTGAAAGCGTGGATATATTGAAAGATGGTGGTGGTACTACATCAATGACACGCGGGGCTGATAACCGTTTTGTGTTTAATAGTAGCTCTGGCATATCTGGACCACAAGATTTGTTGGTGACAGATATTTTCGGTCAGCAAGTTACTCTAGACAATATTAATATTACTGGTGGCGATACTGCCGATCAGGTTACAGGCGAACAGTTCGACATGATTTAG